From Balaenoptera acutorostrata chromosome 8, mBalAcu1.1, whole genome shotgun sequence, the proteins below share one genomic window:
- the RNF25 gene encoding E3 ubiquitin-protein ligase RNF25 isoform X1, which produces MAASASAAAGEEDWVLPSEVEVLESIYLDELQVVKGNGRSSPWEICITLHPATAEDQESQYVCFTLVLRVPAQYPHEVPQISIRNPRGLSDEQIHKISQALSHMAEAGLGTAMLYELIEKGKEILTDNNIPHGQCVICLYGFQEKEAFTKTTCYHHFHCHCLARYIQHMEQELQAQGREQEQEWQHAATRQKVVGVQCPVCREPLVYDLASLKAAPEPQQPVELYQPDAESLRQQEERKRLYQRQQERGGIIDLEAERNRYFIRLQQPPAPLEPESAVDASGGSHPPSTLATEQSTSSTAQTTLSAPLPVASQYTCEKIPGAGPNQQKLGETQKAMLDPPRASRGPWRQPERRHLKGGECNALKGTSDTQELPPPEGPLKEPMNLKPESCNQGVEGPPQEKGHGNWQGPPPRRTRDCARWERSKGRTPASSYPRLPRGRGAYRPGPRREPVSLESEDGS; this is translated from the exons ATGGCGGCGTCTGCATCGGCAGCTGCAGGGGAGGAGGACTG GGTCCTTCCCTCTGAAGTTGAAGTGTTAGAGTCTATCTATCTGGATGAACTACAGGTGGTCAAAGGAAATGGCAG ATCATCACCATGGGAGATCTGCATCACCCTGCACCCCGCCACTGCAGAAGACCAGGAGTCACAGTATGTCTGCTTCACTCTGGTGCTTCGGGTCCCAGCACAG tatCCCCATGAGGTGCCACAGATCTCTATCCGTAACCCCCGAGGACTCTCAGATGAACAGATCCACAA GATCTCACAGGCGCTGAGCCACATGGCTGAGGCTGGGCTGGGTACTGCCATGCTCTATGAACTCATCGAG aaagggaaggaaattctcACTGATAACAACATCCCCCATGGTCAGTGCGTCATCTGCCTCTATGGTTTCCAG GAGAAGGAGGCCTTTACCAAAACAACCTGTTACCACCACTTCCACTGCCACTGCCTGGCTCGGTACATCCAGCACATGGAGCAGGAGCTGCAGGCCCAGGGACGGGAGCAGGAACAGGAATGGCAGCACGCCGCAACCAGACAG AAGGTCGTTGGTGTGCAGTGCCCGGTGTGCAGAGAGCCACTCGTGTACGATCTTGCCTCGCTGAAAGCAGCCCCTGAACCCCAGCAGCCCGTG GAGCTGTACCAGCCCGATGCAGAGAGCTTGCGCCAGCAAGAAGAGCGCAAGAGGCTCTACCAGAGACAGCAGGAGAGGGGGGGCATCATTGACCTCGAGGCTGAGCGTAACCGGTACTTCATCCGCCTCCAGCAG CCTCCTGCCCCTTTGGAACCCGAGTCAGCTGTAGATGCCTCCGGAGGATCCCACCCACCCAGTACCCTTGCCACCGAACAGTCCACCTCATCAACTGCTCAGACCACCCTGTCAGCTCCTCTGCCTGTGGCCTCCCAGTACACATGTGAGAAGATTCCAGGGGCTGGGCCAAATCAGCAAAAGCTGGGCGAGACCCAGAAAGCTATGCTAGATCCTCCCCGGGCCAGTCGAGGTCCCTGGAGACAGCCCGAACGGAGGCACCTAAAAGGAGGGGAGTGCAATGCCCTCAAAGGTACCAGTGACACCCAGGAACTGCCACCTCCTGAGGGGCCCCTCAAGGAGCCCATGAACCTAAAGCCAGAGTCCTGTAACCAAGGGGTTGAAGGTCCTCCCCAGGAAAAGGGGCATGGCAACTGGCAGGGTCCCCCGCCCCGCAGGACTCGCGACTGTGCCCGCTGGGAGCGCTCCAAGGGTCGGACACCGGCTTCTTCCTACCCCCGCCTGCCTCGGGGTCGGGGAGCCTACCGGCCTGGTCCTCGAAGAGAGCCCGTGAGCCTCGAATCGGAGGATGGTTCCTAG
- the RNF25 gene encoding E3 ubiquitin-protein ligase RNF25 isoform X2: MAASASAAAGEEDWVLPSEVEVLESIYLDELQVVKGNGRSSPWEICITLHPATAEDQESQYVCFTLVLRVPAQYPHEVPQISIRNPRGLSDEQIHKISQALSHMAEAGLGTAMLYELIEKGKEILTDNNIPHGQCVICLYGFQEKEAFTKTTCYHHFHCHCLARYIQHMEQELQAQGREQEQEWQHAATRQVVGVQCPVCREPLVYDLASLKAAPEPQQPVELYQPDAESLRQQEERKRLYQRQQERGGIIDLEAERNRYFIRLQQPPAPLEPESAVDASGGSHPPSTLATEQSTSSTAQTTLSAPLPVASQYTCEKIPGAGPNQQKLGETQKAMLDPPRASRGPWRQPERRHLKGGECNALKGTSDTQELPPPEGPLKEPMNLKPESCNQGVEGPPQEKGHGNWQGPPPRRTRDCARWERSKGRTPASSYPRLPRGRGAYRPGPRREPVSLESEDGS, encoded by the exons ATGGCGGCGTCTGCATCGGCAGCTGCAGGGGAGGAGGACTG GGTCCTTCCCTCTGAAGTTGAAGTGTTAGAGTCTATCTATCTGGATGAACTACAGGTGGTCAAAGGAAATGGCAG ATCATCACCATGGGAGATCTGCATCACCCTGCACCCCGCCACTGCAGAAGACCAGGAGTCACAGTATGTCTGCTTCACTCTGGTGCTTCGGGTCCCAGCACAG tatCCCCATGAGGTGCCACAGATCTCTATCCGTAACCCCCGAGGACTCTCAGATGAACAGATCCACAA GATCTCACAGGCGCTGAGCCACATGGCTGAGGCTGGGCTGGGTACTGCCATGCTCTATGAACTCATCGAG aaagggaaggaaattctcACTGATAACAACATCCCCCATGGTCAGTGCGTCATCTGCCTCTATGGTTTCCAG GAGAAGGAGGCCTTTACCAAAACAACCTGTTACCACCACTTCCACTGCCACTGCCTGGCTCGGTACATCCAGCACATGGAGCAGGAGCTGCAGGCCCAGGGACGGGAGCAGGAACAGGAATGGCAGCACGCCGCAACCAGACAG GTCGTTGGTGTGCAGTGCCCGGTGTGCAGAGAGCCACTCGTGTACGATCTTGCCTCGCTGAAAGCAGCCCCTGAACCCCAGCAGCCCGTG GAGCTGTACCAGCCCGATGCAGAGAGCTTGCGCCAGCAAGAAGAGCGCAAGAGGCTCTACCAGAGACAGCAGGAGAGGGGGGGCATCATTGACCTCGAGGCTGAGCGTAACCGGTACTTCATCCGCCTCCAGCAG CCTCCTGCCCCTTTGGAACCCGAGTCAGCTGTAGATGCCTCCGGAGGATCCCACCCACCCAGTACCCTTGCCACCGAACAGTCCACCTCATCAACTGCTCAGACCACCCTGTCAGCTCCTCTGCCTGTGGCCTCCCAGTACACATGTGAGAAGATTCCAGGGGCTGGGCCAAATCAGCAAAAGCTGGGCGAGACCCAGAAAGCTATGCTAGATCCTCCCCGGGCCAGTCGAGGTCCCTGGAGACAGCCCGAACGGAGGCACCTAAAAGGAGGGGAGTGCAATGCCCTCAAAGGTACCAGTGACACCCAGGAACTGCCACCTCCTGAGGGGCCCCTCAAGGAGCCCATGAACCTAAAGCCAGAGTCCTGTAACCAAGGGGTTGAAGGTCCTCCCCAGGAAAAGGGGCATGGCAACTGGCAGGGTCCCCCGCCCCGCAGGACTCGCGACTGTGCCCGCTGGGAGCGCTCCAAGGGTCGGACACCGGCTTCTTCCTACCCCCGCCTGCCTCGGGGTCGGGGAGCCTACCGGCCTGGTCCTCGAAGAGAGCCCGTGAGCCTCGAATCGGAGGATGGTTCCTAG
- the LOC103019425 gene encoding mitochondrial chaperone BCS1, with the protein MPLSDFVLALKDNPYFGAGFGLVGVGTALALARKGAQLGLVAFRRHYMITLEVPARDRSYAWLLSWLTRHSTRTQHLSVETSYLQHESGRISTKFEFVPSPGNHFIWYQGKWIRVERSREMQMIDLQTGTPWESVTFTALGTDRKVFFSILEEARELALQQEEGKTVMYTAVGSEWRPFGYPRRRRPLNSVVLEQGLADRIVRDIREFIDNPKWYTDRGIPYRRGYLLYGPPGCGKSSFITALAGELQHSICLLSLTDSSLSDDRLNHLLSVAPQQSLVLLEDVDAAFLSRDLAAENPVKYQGLGRLTFSGLLNALDGVASTEARIVFMTTNHVDRLDPALIRPGRVDLKEYVGHCSRWQLTQMFQRFYPGQAASLAETFADRVLQATTQISPAQVQGYFMLYKSDPAGAIHNAESLRR; encoded by the exons ATGCCCCTCTCAGACTTTGTTCTGGCCCTGAAGGACAATCCCTACTTTGGGGCTGGATTTGGGCTGGTGGGTGTGGGCacagccctggccctggcccggAAAGGTGCCCAACTGGGTCTGGTGGCATTCCGGCGCCATTACATGATCACACTGGAAGTCCCTGCTCGAGACAGGAGCTATGCCTGGTTGCTTAGCTGGCTCACCCGCCACAGTACCCGAACTCAGCACCTCAGTGTCGAGACTTCGTACCTTCAGCACGAGAGTGGCCGCATCTCCACTAAATTTGAATTTGTCCCCAGCCCTGGAAACCACTTTATCTG GTATCAAGGGAAATGGATCCGGGTGGAACGGAGCCGAGAGATGCAGATGATAGACCTGCAGACGGGGACCCCCTGGGAATCTGTCACCTTCACGGCTCTGGGCACTGACCGAAAGGTCTTCTTCAGCATCCTGGAGGAAG ctcgAGAGCTAGCCttgcagcaggaggaagggaagacagTGATGTACACAGCTGTGGGCTCTGAATGGCGCCCCTTTGGCTATCCACGCCGCCGCCGGCCACTGAATTCTGTGGTTCTAGAACAGGGTCTGGCTGACCGAATTGTCAGAGACATCCGGGAATTCATCGATAACCCCAAGTGGTACACTGACAGAG GCATTCCCTACAGACGTGGCTACCTGCTTTATGGGCCCCCTGGTTGTGGAAAGAGCAGTTTTAT CacagccctggctggggaactgcaGCACAGCATCTGCCTGCTGAGTCTCACAGACTCCAGCCTCTCTGATGACCGGCTCAACCACCTGCTGAGCGTGGCACCGCAGCAGAGCCTGGTGCTCCTGGAGGATGTGGACGCTGCCTTTCTCAGTCGAGACCTGGCTGCGGAGA aCCCAGTAAAGTACCAAGGTCTAGGTCGTCTCACTTTCAGCGGCCTGCTCAACGCCTTGGATGGCGTGGCTTCCACTGAGGCACGCATTGTGTTCATGACCACCAACCATGTTGACAG GCTCGACCCTGCCCTGATACGCCCTGGGCGAGTAGACCTGAAGGAGTACGTGGGCCACTGCTCACGCTGGCAGCTGACCCAGATGTTCCAGAGGTTCTATCCAGGGCAAGCAGCTTCCCTGGCTGAGACCTTTGCAGATCGTGTCCTTCAAGCTACAACTCAGATCAGTCCTGCCCAGGTGCAGGGCTACTTCATGCTGTATAAAAGTGACCCTGCAGGGGCAATTCACAATGCGgagtctctgaggaggtga